Proteins encoded together in one Impatiens glandulifera chromosome 1, dImpGla2.1, whole genome shotgun sequence window:
- the LOC124920587 gene encoding serine/threonine-protein kinase UCNL has translation MESSSPELDLEKLRAIKVLGKGAMGTVFLVYDRILDPSIESPFALKVVQKSSIHDQLDALRRARWEVSVLARLSNPEPSHAFLPNLIGSADTEDFLAWAVPYCPGGDLNVLRYRQVDRMFSPAVIRFYLAEIICALDHLHDMGIVYRDLKPENILIQQSGHVTLTDFDLSRSLKRRLETTCKPPPAPPIDEARRRKSHRHRRNITRMIMSPATMAGIDINLLKKAKSARVSPVSRRKTSFEVGEGGIEQRLNSFVGTEEYVSPEVVRGEGHEFAVDWWALGILAYEMLYGRTPFKGKNRKETFRQILMKSPEFIGKQTPLMDLIRRLLEKDPTKRVGYTHGGSEIKQHEFFRGLRWDLLTEVVRPPIVPSSDDDVFRGNPSFVGFDLREHFEILAIPPTSLPPSPFPSQSLDNCRHNVSLTEF, from the exons ATGGAATCGTCCTCGCCGGAGCTCGACCTGGAAAAACTCAGAGCAATCAAGGTGCTTGGAAAAGGTGCAATGGGAACCGTATTCCTTGTTTACGATCGCATTCTAGACCCTTCCATCGAATCTCCTTTCGCCCTTAAAGTCGTCCAGAAATCCTCTATCCACGACCAGCTAGACGCCCTCCGACGTGCCAGATGGGAAGTTTCCGTCCTCGCCAGATTATCCAACCCCGAACCATCTCATGCTTTTTTACCCAACCTTATTGGGTCGGCAGATACAGAAGATTTTCTCGCATGGGCAGTTCCTTACTGCCCCGGCGGCGATCTCAACGTTCTCCGGTATAGACAAGTCGACCGCATGTTTTCCCCGGCGGTTATTCGGTTCTACCTAGCTGAAATCATTTGTGCTCTTGACCATCTTCATGATATGGGGATTGTTTATAGAGATCTTAAACCGGAGAATATATTGATTCAACAATCTGGTCATGTCACGTTAACAGATTTCGATTTATCTCGTAGCCTTAAAAGACGGCTGGAGACGACATGTAAACCTCCGCCTGCGCCGCCTATTGATGAAGCCCGACGTAGAAAAAGCCACCGTCATCGGAGAAATATTACGAGGATGATCATGAGTCCGGCGACAATGGCCGGAATTGATATTAATTTGCTTAAAAAAGCAAAAAGCGCCCGCGTTTCTCCG GTGAGCCGCCGGAAAACAAGTTTTGAGGTGGGTGAAGGAGGAATTGAACAGCGGTTAAATTCGTTTGTCGGAACAGAGGAATATGTCTCGCCGGAAGTTGTTCGTGGAGAAGGACATGAATTCGCCGTTGATTGGTGGGCTTTAGGAATCCTAGCTTATGAAATGCTTTACGGTCGAACTCCGTTCAAGGGTAAGAACCGGAAAGAAACTTTCCGACAAATTTTAATGAAGTCGCCGGAATTTATTGGAAAACAGACGCCGTTAATGGATTTAATCAGACGGTTGTTAGAAAAAGATCCGACGAAGCGCGTGGGGTATACTCACGGCGGGTCGGAGATCAAACAACATGAATTCTTTCGCGGGTTAAGGTGGGACCTACTAACGGAAGTTGTACGGCCTCCGATTGTTCCGTCATCTGACGATGATGTTTTTAGAGGGAATCCGTCATTTGTCGGATTTGATTTGAGAGAACATTTCGAGATTTTGGCAATTCCGCCTACTTCTCTTCCGCCGTCACCGTTTCCTTCGCAGTCGTTAGATAACTGTAGACATAACGTTTCGTTAACGGAGTTCTGA